From the Leptolyngbya sp. O-77 genome, one window contains:
- a CDS encoding serine/threonine-protein kinase translates to MSLYCSQGHANTPGSRFCNWCGEALSAAAGGQELLGDRYKIVRELGHGGFGRTYLAEDQNRFRESCVLKEFAPQVQSSYALQKAEELFQREAGVLYQLQHPQIPRFRELCRAQFNGKPSLFLVQDYVDGPTYRQLLDQRRLQGQTFSEAEVTQLMRDLLPVLHYIHGLGVVHRDISPDNLILRTADQLPVLIDFGGVKQVAASVASQYTPSAPTPTRVGKVGYAPDEQMDHGQVYAHSDLYALAVTVLVLLTGKEPGELGDLSAGNWRQWVKLSPTLSRTLMKMLADSPRDRFQTAAEVLQALQGLPGTNPSLAPTPGTLPPAAYTPPAPPSTQPTYAVSPQPPASPPPNPVPTAAVPAPAPAPRLPATKAPSGGIGIGPILATVAIAAGVSAAVWGTRDVWLSLLPGSESPPDVVETVSPSPEPEFSAEERQRKAALTQRRQDLGVDSGFLVRITDTTFHQRYPELGGRSLSKGEEDAEWREKWDAIAAEWLDIFEQELSSTARRKLGKYSASDRTAWREAVNKLYVSSRALNDITDAQFFNRFPDLRGQDFINAPIGQVWQGMAADQVAAMQAGKTLSRIEFAPGALSESATGNLNLGKAGVYIANLQADQPARFDLETNSGAALLSIYPPSPSAQVPPMLEDSETTRWGGNLAPERLFTNLSWCLEVEMGCAIGLIWRSIA, encoded by the coding sequence ATGTCGCTCTATTGCAGCCAAGGCCACGCCAACACCCCCGGCAGTCGCTTTTGCAACTGGTGTGGAGAGGCGCTATCAGCGGCGGCGGGCGGGCAGGAATTATTGGGCGATCGCTATAAAATTGTGCGCGAGCTGGGGCACGGCGGCTTCGGGCGGACCTATCTCGCCGAAGACCAGAACCGCTTTCGGGAATCCTGCGTGCTGAAGGAGTTTGCGCCCCAGGTGCAAAGCAGCTACGCCCTGCAAAAGGCAGAGGAACTGTTTCAGCGAGAAGCAGGCGTGCTGTATCAGCTCCAACATCCCCAGATTCCGCGCTTTCGAGAACTTTGCCGCGCCCAGTTTAACGGCAAGCCCAGCCTGTTTTTGGTGCAGGACTATGTGGACGGGCCGACCTATCGCCAACTGCTGGATCAGCGCCGCCTCCAGGGGCAAACCTTTTCCGAAGCCGAAGTGACGCAACTGATGCGCGACCTGCTGCCCGTGCTGCACTACATCCACGGGCTGGGCGTGGTGCATCGCGATATTTCGCCAGATAACCTGATTTTGAGAACCGCCGATCAACTGCCTGTGCTGATCGACTTTGGTGGCGTAAAGCAGGTCGCTGCGTCCGTCGCCTCGCAATATACCCCCAGCGCCCCTACGCCGACCCGCGTCGGGAAGGTGGGCTACGCGCCCGATGAGCAGATGGATCACGGTCAGGTCTATGCCCACAGCGATTTGTACGCGCTGGCGGTGACGGTGCTGGTGCTGTTGACAGGCAAGGAGCCAGGGGAGTTGGGCGATCTGTCGGCGGGCAACTGGCGGCAATGGGTAAAGCTGAGTCCGACGCTTAGCCGTACCCTGATGAAAATGCTGGCGGACTCGCCGCGCGATCGCTTCCAGACCGCAGCCGAGGTGCTGCAAGCGCTGCAAGGACTTCCCGGCACGAATCCCAGCCTTGCGCCCACACCGGGAACGCTGCCACCCGCCGCCTACACGCCCCCTGCCCCGCCCTCGACCCAGCCGACCTACGCTGTTTCGCCCCAGCCTCCGGCTTCGCCGCCGCCGAACCCAGTACCCACGGCGGCTGTGCCTGCGCCTGCGCCCGCGCCCCGTCTGCCTGCGACGAAGGCTCCCTCGGGCGGCATTGGCATTGGGCCGATTTTGGCGACGGTGGCGATCGCCGCTGGGGTGTCTGCTGCGGTGTGGGGCACGCGCGACGTGTGGCTATCGCTGCTGCCGGGGAGCGAGTCGCCGCCCGACGTGGTGGAAACCGTCAGCCCATCGCCAGAGCCAGAATTTTCGGCAGAGGAGCGCCAGCGCAAAGCAGCCCTCACCCAACGACGGCAAGATTTGGGCGTAGACTCTGGCTTTTTGGTGCGGATTACGGACACCACCTTTCACCAGCGCTATCCCGAACTGGGTGGCCGCAGCCTCAGCAAGGGCGAGGAAGATGCGGAATGGCGCGAAAAATGGGATGCGATCGCCGCTGAATGGCTGGACATCTTTGAGCAGGAACTCAGCAGCACGGCTCGGCGCAAACTGGGGAAATATTCGGCGAGCGATCGCACGGCTTGGCGAGAGGCCGTGAACAAGCTCTACGTCAGCAGCCGCGCCCTGAATGACATAACCGACGCGCAATTTTTCAACCGCTTCCCCGACCTGCGCGGGCAGGATTTTATCAACGCCCCCATCGGCCAGGTGTGGCAGGGGATGGCGGCCGACCAAGTGGCGGCGATGCAGGCAGGCAAAACCCTCAGCCGCATCGAGTTTGCACCCGGAGCGCTGAGCGAATCGGCAACCGGCAACCTGAACCTGGGGAAGGCAGGGGTCTACATTGCCAACCTGCAAGCCGACCAACCCGCCCGGTTTGACCTGGAAACCAATTCTGGCGCAGCGCTGCTTTCCATATACCCGCCTAGCCCCAGCGCCCAGGTGCCGCCGATGCTGGAAGATTCTGAGACGACCCGCTGGGGCGGGAACCTTGCCCCAGAGCGGCTATTTACGAATTTGTCGTGGTGCCTAGAGGTCGAGATGGGTTGCGCTATCGGCTTAATCTGGCGGTCGATCGCGTGA
- a CDS encoding ISKra4 family transposase (programmed frameshift), with protein MQAHARALAALLYEETDPEQVKTLAGIEAAVRGHLLEHVSPEIGGFFIATSSGTTSGRKRRIESILGQLQVSEKQAQILEVKAYTRWSPYLERCCLLVSANESYERAAEDIEVLTGIKVSHSTQQRLVHRQIFELPQVEETVEEMSIDGGKVRLRTPEGEPSEWRDYKAVNLHESCVAAFFQDNEQLVNWVNVQSLSDPLTCIGDGHDGIWNVYTQIGNQTQRREILDWYHLVENLGKVGGSVQRLDAVETCLWQGDVEGAIAQFEDWQHERVTNFVSYLNKHRQRIVNYGYYQAEGVSIGSGAIESTVKQLGRRIKISGAQWDKDNVPQVLKQRCAYLNGQFST; from the exons ATCCAAGCCCATGCTCGTGCCCTTGCCGCTCTGCTATACGAGGAAACTGACCCAGAGCAAGTGAAAACGTTGGCAGGGATTGAGGCGGCAGTGCGAGGACATCTGCTCGAACATGTCAGCCCAGAGATCGGGG GATTTTTTATTGCAACAAGTAGCGGCACGACAAGTGGACGAAAGCGTCGCATCGAGAGCATCCTTGGACAACTGCAAGTGAGTGAGAAACAAGCTCAAATTCTGGAGGTGAAAGCGTACACACGATGGAGTCCTTACCTGGAGCGGTGTTGTTTGTTGGTGAGTGCCAATGAATCGTATGAGCGGGCGGCAGAAGACATTGAAGTGTTGACTGGGATAAAGGTTTCTCACAGTACTCAACAGCGATTAGTGCATCGTCAAATCTTTGAGTTACCGCAAGTGGAAGAAACGGTTGAGGAGATGAGTATCGATGGAGGTAAAGTGCGATTGCGAACACCCGAAGGAGAACCGAGTGAATGGCGAGATTACAAGGCAGTGAATCTGCACGAGTCCTGTGTTGCTGCCTTCTTTCAAGACAATGAGCAGTTGGTCAACTGGGTCAATGTTCAGTCTTTATCTGACCCATTGACTTGTATTGGAGATGGGCATGATGGGATCTGGAATGTCTACACCCAGATTGGCAACCAGACCCAAAGACGGGAGATTTTGGACTGGTATCACTTGGTTGAGAATTTGGGCAAAGTGGGTGGTTCTGTGCAACGTTTAGATGCCGTGGAAACCTGTTTGTGGCAAGGCGATGTCGAGGGCGCAATTGCACAGTTTGAGGATTGGCAACACGAGCGGGTTACGAATTTCGTTAGCTACCTTAACAAGCATCGACAGCGGATTGTCAATTATGGCTACTATCAAGCTGAAGGAGTCTCCATTGGTTCCGGGGCAATTGAATCGACCGTTAAACAACTTGGGCGGCGAATCAAGATATCGGGGGCGCAGTGGGACAAAGATAACGTTCCGCAGGTGCTGAAGCAACGTTGTGCCTACCTCAATGGGCAATTCTCAACATGA
- a CDS encoding glycosyltransferase family 2 protein: MTKLIIQIPCYNEEKTLGLTLSELPRHVPGVDVVEWLIINDGSRDRTVDVAKAYGVDHIVNFSTNQGLAKGFMAGLEACLRAGADIIVNTDADNQYCAEDIPRLIQPILHKQAEIVVGERPIWETKHFSTTKKVLQNLGSSIVRLASNTDVPDAPSGFRAFSREAAMQLNVFNNYTYTLETIIQAGQKGMAIASVPIRTNPQTRKSRLVRSIPSYVWRSATTILRIFMLYRPLRFFLMAGTLPMGLGALLGLRWLLLFFFDDPTRARAPSLILAAVLVLIGFQLWMFGLIADLMAANRQLLEENRLRLRRIELENKE; this comes from the coding sequence ATGACCAAGCTGATTATTCAAATTCCCTGCTACAACGAAGAAAAGACGCTGGGGCTAACGCTATCGGAACTGCCGCGCCATGTTCCGGGAGTAGACGTGGTGGAATGGCTGATTATTAACGACGGCAGCCGCGATCGCACGGTGGACGTGGCCAAAGCCTACGGGGTCGATCACATCGTCAACTTTTCGACCAATCAGGGCTTAGCCAAAGGTTTCATGGCAGGCTTAGAGGCTTGCCTCAGGGCAGGGGCCGATATTATCGTCAACACCGACGCAGACAATCAATATTGCGCCGAAGACATTCCCCGGCTGATCCAGCCAATTTTGCACAAGCAGGCGGAAATCGTCGTTGGCGAACGCCCGATCTGGGAGACAAAACACTTTTCCACCACCAAAAAGGTGCTGCAAAATCTGGGAAGCTCCATCGTGCGGCTGGCCAGCAATACCGACGTGCCCGATGCGCCCAGCGGCTTTCGCGCCTTTAGCCGCGAGGCCGCCATGCAGCTCAACGTGTTTAACAACTACACCTACACGCTGGAAACGATTATTCAGGCGGGGCAAAAAGGGATGGCGATCGCCTCCGTGCCGATTCGCACCAACCCCCAAACCCGCAAGTCACGCCTAGTTCGCAGCATTCCGTCCTATGTGTGGCGATCGGCCACCACCATTCTGCGAATTTTCATGCTCTACCGGCCGCTGCGCTTTTTCCTGATGGCGGGCACGCTGCCGATGGGACTGGGCGCACTGCTAGGGCTACGGTGGCTGCTGCTGTTTTTCTTCGACGACCCCACCCGCGCCCGTGCGCCGAGCCTGATTTTGGCGGCGGTGCTGGTGCTGATCGGGTTTCAGCTCTGGATGTTTGGGCTAATCGCCGATCTGATGGCGGCAAATCGGCAACTGCTGGAGGAAAATCGCCTGCGGCTACGGCGCATCGAGTTGGAGAATAAGGAGTGA
- a CDS encoding AAA family ATPase: MIITHIVLKNWRNFRAVDVSLRDRVFLVGPNASGKSNFLDSLRFLRDLAKDGGGLQKAVRDRGGLSKIRCLYARRYPDVEIEVRLSENELVEPTWRYGVGIKQRKGGQNEPILSYERVWKNDEQLINRPDSEDERDELRLTQTYLEQINANAEFREVSKFLESILYLHLVPQLLRYPEAFSGPGIQDDPFGRNFLERVIRTPEKTRRSRLRKIEDALKIAVPQLKQLTDVKDEMGIPHLEAVYEHWRPGAGKQREDQFSDGTLRLIGLLWSLLESNSLLLLEEPELSLNSGITAKLPSLIHRLQKSRKRQVMLSTHSADLLSDEGIGGEEVLLMTPTSEGTKVEVASSIQEIRDLLDGGLTIADAALPRATPSQVEQLSLLQ, from the coding sequence ATGATTATTACTCACATAGTCTTAAAGAATTGGAGAAACTTTCGAGCAGTAGATGTAAGCCTGAGAGATCGCGTTTTTCTTGTTGGGCCTAATGCTTCAGGTAAATCTAATTTTCTCGATTCTTTAAGATTTTTACGGGATCTTGCAAAAGACGGAGGAGGATTACAGAAAGCCGTAAGAGATCGAGGTGGGCTTTCCAAGATCAGATGTCTTTATGCAAGGCGATATCCCGATGTTGAAATAGAAGTGCGTCTATCAGAGAACGAACTGGTAGAACCCACCTGGAGATACGGCGTTGGAATTAAGCAAAGAAAGGGAGGACAGAATGAGCCTATCCTCTCTTATGAAAGGGTCTGGAAAAATGATGAGCAGTTAATTAATCGCCCAGATTCTGAAGATGAGAGAGATGAGCTACGGTTAACTCAGACGTATTTAGAACAGATTAATGCAAACGCTGAGTTTAGAGAGGTTTCAAAGTTTCTTGAATCTATTTTATATCTTCATCTAGTTCCTCAGTTGTTACGATATCCAGAGGCTTTTAGTGGGCCGGGAATTCAAGATGATCCATTTGGAAGAAACTTCTTGGAGCGAGTTATTAGAACGCCGGAAAAGACTCGCCGTTCTCGCCTGAGAAAGATTGAAGACGCTTTGAAGATTGCAGTTCCTCAGTTAAAACAGTTGACTGATGTCAAAGATGAAATGGGTATTCCTCATTTAGAAGCAGTTTATGAACATTGGAGACCTGGAGCTGGCAAACAAAGGGAAGACCAGTTTTCAGATGGGACATTGCGCTTGATTGGTTTACTGTGGTCTCTTCTTGAAAGCAATTCTTTACTGCTTCTTGAGGAGCCTGAGTTGTCCTTAAACTCTGGAATCACAGCTAAACTGCCTTCTTTAATACATCGTTTACAAAAGTCAAGAAAAAGACAGGTTATGCTGAGTACTCATAGTGCTGATTTGCTTTCCGATGAAGGTATTGGAGGTGAAGAGGTTTTATTGATGACCCCAACTTCTGAAGGGACAAAAGTCGAAGTGGCTTCTTCAATTCAAGAGATTCGTGATCTTCTTGATGGCGGCCTTACCATCGCTGATGCAGCTTTACCTCGTGCTACACCTTCGCAGGTTGAACAGTTGAGTTTGCTCCAATGA